Within the Ignavibacteriales bacterium genome, the region AATCATTTTACTCGGGTTATGCCCCCTGTACGAATTACAACAATTCGCCCTGAGGGAAAACCGAGACACTATCAATTACCTGCCCGGAAGAGATTGATTAGTTTCGAGCATTTTGGATAATGTAATATTAATATTTACTGTTGAATCAGCTTCCAGTATTATTTCCTTTGCATAAAATGGTGCAAACTGACCATCATAAAATCCAACATAGAAGGAATCTTTCTGCGCTGCGATGGTAAACTCTCCGGGCGGAAGCATGCAAGAAAAATTACCATTAATATCAGTAAAAGATTTTTTAAGGATATAGTTACCGCCGTATATAATATTGACTTCGGCTTCGGGAATTGGATTAGTTCCATCAGTAATAATACCTTGAATTATTCCGGTGCTTTGAGCATCATACAAAAAATCAATTTTAATGTTAAGTCCTCAATCGGTTCTTCTCCATTATTATAAACAAATAGCGTGTCAGTAGTATCGAAGGAAGAGATATAATAAAACCCGATAAGGATACAATCCATTTTTACGGAATCGCTGCATCAATTGATTTGGACTTGCCAAGGTATCCATCAAATCTAGGAAAATCATTTATGATTATACTGGATTGAATCTATTACTAACGGCTGATCGCCTTCATTAATTAAATAAACCGATTCAAACCTTTTGAAAATATCCTCAAATTCAAATTTCTCCCGGCTCGATGTCTGGTTTAGGCTGAGCCAATAAAAAGAATTAAACTCAAGTAGTAAAATCAAAAGTTTTTGAAAATTTTTCATATCAATTAATTAATAATTTTAAGATTTGTATTTTTTGTTTAGTAAGTTTACGCATTAAAAAGTGACAAAGAAAATTGGCAATAGATAATTTAAATTACATAAATTTTAATCAAAAAGAACTTGATGAGTTGTTTCGAGCTTCTTTGTCTGGAGACTCCAAAGCGTTTCGAACACTCTCGGTTCATGTCCGGAATATTGCTTTTACCTATTTCCAATCTAAGCAGCGCCAGGGGAAAATAATTAATACTGATGATGTTGACGATCTAACAAACAACGTTTATTTGGCATTTGCCGAGCAATATCAAAAGGTGGAGAACCTTGAATTCTGGCTTAGAAGAGTACTTTTTTTAAGTTTTATTAACTGGTATAAAAAGAATAAAGCTAACCGAACTTTCGAGTTAGAGGAAGCCCGATATCTTCACGATACAAGTTCTAACCCGGATCACTCAATTGATGCAGAAAAAATTAACCAATTATTGACACTTGCAGGAGACAAACAAAAATTATCCGAATGCGATTTTATGAAGATTTGAAATTCAGTGATATAGCAATTGAGTTAAACAAGTCAGAAGACGCTATAAAAAAATGTTTTATAGAACTCCGGTGAACTAAGAGGCAAAATTTTAAATTGTCACCTTTGGGAATTAAAATAACTATTGTATTGTGAAAAATAAAATTATAATGAACAACTTTGAATACATCCTGATTTACTCCAGAAAAACTCGCTTAGCGAAGTCGAAAAGATTAAGCTTGAGGAAATTCTTAAAAATGACCTTGAGTCTAAGGAATTTTACAATACCTACATCAAGTTGGGTAAAGCACTAAAGAAATCCGACCATATCTCGTTTGACGAATTGAAAATTTTATATTAGTCAAAAATAATCTTGAACCGGAAGACCAAAATATTCTAGCTAAAATTCCCTGGATTGAAGCCCATCTGCAAGAATGCGCCGCTTGCAAAGATCAGTTCACAATGATCAATTCCGAATATGCCGATGTTGAAATTTCCTAACTGACAAATTCGCCACAAATTCAGATAAAGCTTTTATTCAAATTCTAAAAAGCTCCTTTTTAGAAAGATGAATCCGCAATATTATGCGTTCGCCGCAGTGCTGTTAATCGGCGTATTATTCGGATCATTATTTTTAGTTTCAGAATTAGCAACACTCCTCGGCTTTCAAACACTTGCACATCTCTCGAAGATAAATCTGATTTCTATATTAGCAGAGGAAGAACTACTGATTATTTTCAGGGAAGCATTAGCGCTCTTGATAATAAAGATTACAACGCAGCCATTTCTTATTTAAAAAAGATATTCAAGAAAATTCTAACAGCGAAACAATTTTTATATACACTATGTTTAGATTGGTTTACTCTTGAAATTGCTGAAAGTGATTTCATAGGCTTATTTCCTTCATATAATAAATCGAATGCAAAGGATGGGTTGAAAAATCTCCAACTGTCAATTGAGAAAAACCTTTCCGGTAAATATCAGAATCTCTCAATGAATGCACATTTTTATATCGCAAAGGCCTACTTGATGTTTGACGATAAAGAAAATGCAAAAAAATATTTGGAAAAAGTTATTGAAGAAAAAGGTAGTAAAATGATTGAGGCTGAAAATATTCTGAGTGATTTGGAGTAGTCTGTGTTTAATGATTATACAAGACATCCATATTATTGCTGCTGATATTTTCCTTTGTTTCAGCCCGCCGATAAAAATTTTCCGTTTCCGGAAAATAACGACTTAAAAAAAACCGACAAATTTTCTGCTTCAGATTCGATTTACAAATCTGTAATTGCAGCCAATTGA harbors:
- a CDS encoding carboxypeptidase regulatory-like domain-containing protein, whose product is MYDAQSTGIIQGIITDGTNPIPEAEVNIIYGGNYILKKSFTDINGNFSCMLPPGEFTIAAQKDSFYVGFYDGQFAPFYAKEIILEADSTVNINITLSKMLETNQSLPGR